Proteins from a single region of Campylobacter sputorum:
- the cybH gene encoding Ni/Fe-hydrogenase, b-type cytochrome subunit has product MKNDAKHIAEYEFSIGYRLTHWIRALSIVLLVVSGFYIAYVFVSPVVTNEPVIFMNAKWRAVHMIAAFVLIAVLFFKLYLFVFDKQSRKELASIGDFFNIKIWIEQVKYYLFLGEHPHIKGVYNPLQFASYLLFYIVMFVICLTGMVLYVHVYHEGLGGLFYEPMRVVEVWMGGLANVREIHHICMWIIMIFVLAHVYMAIFNAVKGKNGAMDAIISGYKFPQENH; this is encoded by the coding sequence ATGAAAAATGACGCGAAACATATTGCTGAGTATGAGTTCTCCATTGGATATAGGCTTACTCACTGGATAAGAGCATTAAGCATAGTCTTGCTTGTAGTTAGTGGATTTTATATAGCTTATGTTTTTGTAAGTCCAGTTGTAACAAATGAACCTGTGATATTTATGAATGCAAAATGGAGAGCTGTGCATATGATAGCAGCTTTTGTGCTTATTGCGGTGCTTTTCTTTAAACTCTATTTATTTGTATTTGACAAACAAAGTAGAAAAGAATTAGCGAGTATTGGGGATTTTTTTAATATAAAAATATGGATAGAACAAGTTAAATACTATCTATTCTTAGGAGAACATCCTCATATAAAAGGTGTTTATAATCCACTTCAGTTTGCTTCATATCTGCTATTTTATATAGTAATGTTTGTGATATGCTTAACTGGAATGGTTTTATATGTTCATGTTTATCACGAGGGGCTTGGAGGGTTATTTTATGAACCCATGAGAGTTGTTGAAGTTTGGATGGGTGGTCTTGCAAATGTAAGAGAAATCCACCATATTTGTATGTGGATAATTATGATTTTTGTTCTTGCACATGTTTATATGGCTATATTTAATGCCGTAAAAGGCAAAAATGGTGCAATGGATGCTATTATAAGTGGCTATAAATTTCCACAAGAAAATCATTAG
- a CDS encoding HyaD/HybD family hydrogenase maturation endopeptidase has translation MKILVLGIGNVMFSDEGIGVHLCKLLEKNYTFRSDTHTITFIDGGTLAMQLIPIIVKYDYAIIIDCIDAKDGNIGDVYFFDYNDMPKKINWSGSAHEVEMLQTLQYMELMGDIPKTKIVGIIPKRIVPLSFEISSEIRDGVNLAQKTILKHLKDEFKFNIIKKNDKDIQDIANLFSKGEL, from the coding sequence GTGAAAATTCTAGTTCTTGGTATAGGAAATGTGATGTTCTCCGATGAAGGCATCGGAGTTCATCTTTGTAAACTTTTAGAAAAAAACTACACTTTTAGATCAGATACTCACACTATCACTTTTATAGATGGCGGAACACTTGCAATGCAACTTATCCCTATAATAGTAAAATATGACTATGCTATCATCATAGACTGCATAGATGCAAAAGATGGAAATATCGGAGATGTTTATTTTTTTGATTACAATGATATGCCTAAAAAGATAAATTGGAGTGGTTCGGCTCATGAAGTAGAAATGCTTCAAACACTTCAATACATGGAACTTATGGGAGATATTCCTAAAACTAAGATTGTGGGTATTATACCAAAACGCATAGTTCCTTTGAGCTTTGAAATATCTAGCGAGATAAGAGATGGTGTAAATTTAGCCCAAAAAACTATATTAAAACATCTAAAAGATGAGTTTAAATTTAATATAATCAAAAAAAATGATAAAGACATACAAGATATCGCAAATTTATTTTCTAAAGGTGAATTATGA
- the hypF gene encoding carbamoyltransferase HypF, which translates to MTNSQLCYEFDIRGLVQGVGFRPFVYKIATDLCLKGEVYNDSEGVKLTLQASKDEIDNFFEIFYSSLPPLCKIHSVKKIKTFHREFTKFTIIASKSAKKISPILPDFAICNECKAEFYNKNNARYHYPFINCTNCGPRISIIKDLPYDRINTTMSKFKMCKFCESEYTNPLNRRYHAQPISCPNCGPSLYLKDKNGNILKSGNDAIKLAAKALQDGKIIAIKGLSGFHLCVDALNQDAIKKLRIRKHRPFKPFAIMCKDLDMAKNFANINTLEEKELDSNLKPIVILNLKKDTYLPQILAPNLNKVGIFLANTGVHLLLFEYFKNPIIATSANISGEPIIYDELNLISKLDNIFDFYLDNNRDILNPGDDSILQVIDNQTMFLRTSRGVNPQTIKTNSINKKTILALGGELKNQFAIYKNSQIFISPYIGDLKNVATFKRFISLLDMFVKTYKLKFDEIIGDLHPHFLHTKYFEKNRFNIKKIGHHKAHVYANIFEFKLEKKDFLAFCFDGTGYGEDKKIWGGEIFLYKNRNLKRVLHFKEFKLLGGENAIKNIWQIAYSLILSENLENIAEKFLSKFDQMKLINLKKIYEKNINSPLTTSAGRLFDAFASIICGINEISYEGHSGMQLEALYDENLDVSYKFEILNDEICYKTALINALKDDKKVAATAFINAFSNLIAEISLKYNLEICFSGGVFQNKTLLKATTKLLKKANLTYHIPKFPPNDSSIAIGQMQWYLSHFKDKNNTI; encoded by the coding sequence ATGACGAACTCCCAGTTATGCTATGAATTTGATATAAGGGGCTTAGTTCAAGGGGTTGGATTTAGACCTTTTGTGTATAAAATAGCTACGGATTTATGTTTAAAAGGAGAAGTTTATAACGATAGTGAAGGCGTAAAACTAACACTTCAAGCTAGCAAAGATGAGATAGATAATTTTTTTGAAATATTTTACTCTTCTCTTCCTCCACTTTGTAAAATTCATAGCGTAAAAAAAATAAAAACATTTCATAGAGAATTTACTAAATTTACCATAATTGCTTCAAAATCTGCAAAAAAGATATCTCCAATTCTACCTGATTTTGCAATCTGTAACGAATGTAAGGCTGAATTTTATAATAAAAATAATGCAAGATACCATTATCCTTTCATAAATTGCACAAATTGCGGACCAAGAATATCGATAATAAAAGATTTACCATATGATAGAATCAACACTACTATGAGTAAATTTAAAATGTGTAAATTTTGCGAAAGTGAGTATACAAATCCTCTAAATAGACGCTATCACGCTCAACCAATTTCATGTCCAAATTGCGGACCAAGCTTGTATTTAAAAGATAAAAATGGAAATATTTTAAAAAGTGGAAATGATGCTATAAAATTAGCAGCAAAAGCCTTACAAGATGGTAAAATCATAGCTATAAAAGGATTAAGCGGATTTCATTTATGTGTAGATGCTTTAAATCAAGATGCAATAAAAAAGCTTAGGATAAGAAAACATCGTCCATTTAAACCATTTGCAATAATGTGTAAAGATTTAGATATGGCTAAAAATTTCGCAAATATAAACACTTTAGAAGAAAAAGAACTCGATTCAAATTTAAAACCTATTGTTATCTTAAATTTAAAAAAAGACACTTATTTACCACAAATACTTGCTCCAAATTTAAATAAAGTTGGGATTTTTTTAGCAAATACAGGCGTTCATTTATTACTTTTTGAATATTTTAAAAATCCAATTATCGCAACAAGTGCAAATATAAGCGGGGAACCTATCATATATGATGAATTAAATTTAATTTCAAAATTAGACAATATTTTTGATTTTTATCTTGATAATAATAGAGATATACTAAATCCAGGAGATGATAGTATTTTACAAGTCATTGATAATCAAACTATGTTTTTACGCACAAGCAGAGGAGTAAATCCGCAAACAATTAAAACAAACTCAATAAATAAAAAAACAATTTTGGCACTTGGAGGAGAGTTAAAAAATCAATTTGCAATATATAAAAACTCACAAATTTTTATATCTCCATACATAGGCGATCTTAAAAATGTTGCTACTTTCAAGCGTTTCATATCTCTTCTTGATATGTTTGTTAAAACTTATAAGCTTAAATTTGATGAGATTATAGGGGATTTACATCCACACTTTTTACACACTAAATATTTTGAAAAAAATAGGTTTAATATAAAAAAAATCGGGCATCATAAAGCTCATGTATATGCAAATATATTTGAGTTTAAGTTAGAAAAAAAGGATTTTTTAGCATTTTGTTTTGATGGAACTGGATATGGAGAAGATAAGAAAATATGGGGCGGAGAGATATTTTTATATAAAAATAGAAATTTAAAAAGAGTTTTACATTTTAAAGAATTTAAACTTCTTGGCGGAGAAAATGCTATAAAAAATATTTGGCAAATTGCTTATAGCTTGATTTTAAGTGAAAATTTAGAAAATATTGCTGAAAAATTTTTATCTAAATTTGATCAAATGAAACTAATAAATTTAAAAAAAATATATGAAAAAAACATAAATTCACCTCTTACAACTTCAGCTGGAAGGCTATTTGACGCTTTTGCTAGTATAATTTGTGGCATAAATGAAATAAGTTATGAAGGGCACTCTGGAATGCAATTAGAAGCATTATACGATGAAAATTTAGATGTAAGCTATAAATTTGAAATACTTAATGATGAAATTTGCTATAAAACTGCACTAATAAATGCACTAAAAGATGATAAAAAAGTAGCCGCAACAGCTTTCATAAACGCTTTTAGCAACTTAATAGCAGAAATATCTTTAAAATACAATCTTGAAATTTGTTTTAGTGGTGGCGTTTTTCAAAACAAAACTTTACTAAAAGCAACAACAAAACTCCTTAAAAAAGCAAATTTAACTTATCATATACCAAAATTTCCGCCAAATGATAGCTCTATTGCAATTGGTCAAATGCAATGGTATTTAAGTCATTTTAAAGATAAAAATAATACAATATAA
- the nikR gene encoding nickel-responsive transcriptional regulator NikR, giving the protein MEKIIRFSVSLPKNLLDELDKKVENKSYASRSEFIRDLIREQIIKDIWQEANDELIAVLTIVYNHHQNDVLSKMMQIEHDAKVNITCTTHIHINHDNCLETICLKGEAKDIEKFSNEIAGLKGVKFTKLTKVAVPVS; this is encoded by the coding sequence ATGGAAAAAATAATAAGATTTAGCGTTTCTTTGCCAAAAAATTTACTAGATGAACTAGATAAAAAAGTAGAAAATAAAAGTTATGCTTCAAGAAGTGAGTTTATAAGAGATCTTATAAGAGAACAAATCATAAAAGATATTTGGCAAGAAGCAAATGATGAACTAATAGCAGTTTTAACCATTGTTTATAACCACCATCAAAACGATGTTTTATCAAAAATGATGCAAATAGAACATGATGCAAAAGTAAATATCACTTGCACCACGCACATTCATATAAATCACGATAACTGTTTAGAAACTATATGCCTTAAAGGCGAGGCTAAAGATATAGAAAAATTTAGCAACGAAATAGCCGGTTTAAAAGGAGTAAAATTCACAAAACTTACAAAAGTAGCAGTGCCTGTGTCATAG
- a CDS encoding phosphatidylserine decarboxylase has protein sequence MRKIISQIFGYIAAANFGFLQKYINKFYINLFKIDMSEFRSYDEYKSLNELFTRKLLKQRSFSLDDIDFISPSDGLCLECSTSNNSTALSIKGRSYDIKKLLDMGYKDGEFDYINIYLSPKNYHCYHSPCDMQILSALYIPGDLKSVNQKSLMRFDGVYETNERVVLTCKSNDNFTFWLVFVGALNVGKMKFLFDDRIQTNAKYMDKTLYEYEDIFFKKGDMLGNFELGSTIVVLAKSGKMKLSIKAGDEIKFGDTIAKIL, from the coding sequence ATGAGAAAAATAATATCGCAAATTTTTGGTTATATTGCGGCTGCAAATTTTGGCTTTTTGCAAAAATACATAAATAAATTTTATATAAATTTATTTAAAATAGATATGAGTGAGTTTAGAAGTTATGATGAGTATAAAAGCTTAAACGAACTTTTTACTAGAAAATTATTAAAACAAAGAAGTTTTAGCCTTGATGATATAGATTTTATAAGCCCAAGTGATGGACTTTGCCTAGAGTGTAGCACTAGTAATAATAGCACTGCTTTGAGTATAAAAGGTAGAAGTTATGATATAAAAAAACTTCTTGATATGGGTTATAAAGATGGTGAGTTTGATTATATAAATATATATCTTTCGCCAAAAAATTATCATTGCTATCACTCTCCTTGCGATATGCAAATTTTAAGTGCTTTATATATTCCTGGGGATTTAAAAAGTGTAAATCAAAAATCTTTAATGCGTTTTGATGGTGTTTATGAGACAAACGAAAGAGTTGTTTTAACTTGTAAATCTAACGATAATTTTACATTTTGGTTAGTTTTTGTAGGTGCTTTGAATGTAGGTAAAATGAAATTTCTTTTTGATGATAGGATTCAAACAAATGCAAAATATATGGATAAGACACTTTATGAGTATGAAGATATATTTTTTAAAAAGGGCGATATGCTTGGGAATTTTGAGCTTGGTTCAACCATAGTCGTGCTAGCAAAAAGCGGCAAGATGAAACTTAGTATAAAAGCTGGCGATGAGATAAAATTTGGAGATACTATAGCTAAAATTCTATGA
- a CDS encoding metallophosphoesterase yields MKITIFPIAASLVFIFINLYVYKRFFGKIHIFSSKKYYVFVLIICILETFFFFNLRVDFLNQRMQNISAMLIGVSFIAFSYVIIYDIFLIFIKFCKFNKNKQKSIKKAVDLIFFVMIFISIIFGVYSAISKPNVKNIDIVLPKLKEDLTFVQISDIHIGGFLTQDFLKDIVNEINALNPDIVVITGDLIDFDPKLAEEKLTSINDIKSKFGTYFVLGNHEYYVGVKESLENLSKLNMYILQNESIEIGGVNLVGIYDYLGYKVGEYEPDLNKAIKNINESLPVILLSHQPRIVKKFNKNELSKLDLILCGHTHGGQIFPFHFLVKMVNSYLYGLYEKDKTKIYVTSGTGFWGPPIRLLSSSEIVNFNLKGKK; encoded by the coding sequence ATGAAAATAACCATTTTTCCAATAGCTGCAAGTTTGGTTTTTATTTTCATAAATTTATATGTTTATAAAAGATTTTTTGGAAAAATCCATATTTTTTCTAGCAAAAAATACTATGTTTTTGTTTTAATAATTTGTATTTTAGAGACATTTTTTTTCTTTAATCTAAGAGTTGATTTTTTAAACCAAAGAATGCAAAACATATCAGCTATGCTTATTGGGGTTAGCTTTATTGCATTTAGTTATGTGATTATTTATGATATTTTTCTCATTTTTATTAAATTTTGTAAATTTAATAAAAATAAACAAAAAAGTATAAAAAAAGCTGTTGATTTGATATTTTTTGTTATGATTTTTATTTCAATTATTTTTGGGGTATATAGTGCTATTTCAAAACCTAATGTCAAAAATATAGATATAGTTTTACCAAAACTAAAAGAAGATTTAACCTTTGTTCAAATAAGCGATATTCATATAGGTGGATTTTTAACTCAAGATTTTTTAAAAGACATTGTAAATGAAATAAATGCTTTAAATCCAGATATAGTTGTAATAACTGGGGATTTGATAGATTTTGATCCAAAATTAGCTGAGGAAAAACTTACATCTATAAATGATATAAAATCAAAATTTGGAACTTATTTTGTGCTAGGAAATCATGAGTATTATGTTGGTGTAAAAGAAAGCTTAGAGAATTTAAGTAAATTAAATATGTATATTTTACAAAATGAATCAATTGAGATTGGTGGTGTAAATTTAGTTGGAATATATGATTATTTGGGTTATAAAGTAGGAGAGTATGAACCTGATTTAAATAAAGCTATAAAAAATATAAATGAAAGTTTGCCTGTTATTTTACTATCTCATCAACCAAGAATAGTTAAAAAATTTAATAAAAATGAACTTTCAAAACTAGATTTGATTTTATGTGGTCACACTCATGGAGGTCAAATTTTTCCATTTCATTTTTTAGTAAAAATGGTAAATTCTTATCTATACGGACTTTATGAAAAAGATAAAACTAAAATTTATGTAACATCTGGAACCGGATTTTGGGGACCGCCTATAAGACTTTTATCATCATCTGAGATAGTAAATTTTAATTTAAAGGGTAAAAAATGA
- the lpxD gene encoding UDP-3-O-(3-hydroxymyristoyl)glucosamine N-acyltransferase: protein MKLSKIVKILDLKVDLKEDIEIRSCASLLDAKSDNLSYCDGVKNQDDIAKSSAGAILVSKDLAHLVPKNSQSLICENPHLAFAILSKEFSNPLFYPKSSSFIDESANIMPNVYIGSNSKIGKSTIMHGAYIGDNVVIGDKCIIHPNVVIYNNTIIGNSCNILANAVIGSDGFGYAHKKDGSHVKIYHNGNVILEDEVEIGAGTTIDRAVFGSTIIKKCTKIDNLVQIGHNCELGENCIIVSQTGLAGSTILGRNVVMGGQSGSGGHVKVGDFAQIAARTGVSKNLEGFKKYAGHPILELSEWLKLNAKIMRFFKK from the coding sequence ATGAAACTTAGTAAAATAGTAAAAATTTTAGATTTAAAAGTAGATTTAAAAGAAGATATTGAAATTCGCTCTTGTGCTTCTCTTTTGGATGCCAAGAGTGATAATTTAAGCTATTGTGATGGAGTAAAAAATCAAGATGATATAGCTAAAAGTAGTGCAGGAGCGATACTTGTTAGTAAAGATTTGGCTCACTTAGTTCCTAAAAACTCACAATCTTTAATATGCGAAAATCCTCATCTTGCTTTTGCGATTTTAAGCAAAGAGTTTTCAAATCCTCTTTTTTATCCAAAATCAAGCTCTTTTATAGATGAGAGTGCAAACATTATGCCAAATGTTTATATAGGTTCAAATTCAAAAATAGGAAAAAGCACTATAATGCACGGAGCTTATATAGGCGATAATGTCGTTATAGGCGATAAATGTATAATACACCCAAATGTTGTAATTTATAATAATACTATCATAGGTAATTCTTGTAATATACTTGCAAATGCTGTGATTGGAAGTGATGGTTTTGGTTATGCTCACAAAAAAGATGGTAGTCATGTAAAAATTTATCATAATGGAAATGTGATTTTAGAAGATGAAGTGGAAATAGGTGCTGGAACTACCATAGATAGAGCTGTTTTTGGCTCAACTATCATTAAAAAATGCACCAAAATAGACAATCTTGTCCAAATAGGACATAACTGCGAACTTGGAGAGAATTGCATTATTGTTTCTCAAACAGGACTTGCAGGATCAACAATACTTGGTAGAAATGTTGTAATGGGCGGTCAAAGCGGAAGTGGCGGTCATGTCAAAGTTGGTGATTTTGCTCAAATTGCAGCTAGAACAGGAGTATCTAAAAATTTAGAAGGTTTTAAAAAATACGCAGGTCATCCTATACTTGAACTTAGTGAATGGTTAAAGTTAAATGCAAAAATTATGAGGTTTTTTAAAAAATAG
- the ilvN gene encoding acetolactate synthase small subunit, with protein MNERRVISVIVLNEHGVLARIAGLFAGRGYNIDSLTVAPQPDSQFSRVSIVTSCDERVFEQLVKQLHKLIPTYKVIETDNFSEKELVLVKIPIKEDFSGLDAILKSYNGIVANANEQYIIVMACDDAVRIDCFIKVMKKYSPIQIVRGGSVLMEM; from the coding sequence ATGAACGAGAGAAGAGTAATTTCTGTAATAGTTTTAAACGAACATGGTGTGTTAGCTAGGATTGCAGGACTTTTTGCTGGAAGAGGGTATAATATAGATAGCCTTACTGTTGCTCCACAACCAGATAGTCAGTTTTCAAGAGTTAGTATAGTTACTAGTTGTGATGAAAGAGTTTTTGAACAGCTTGTAAAACAACTTCATAAACTTATACCTACATATAAAGTTATAGAAACTGATAATTTTAGTGAAAAAGAGCTGGTTTTAGTAAAAATTCCTATAAAAGAAGATTTTAGCGGTTTAGATGCCATTTTAAAATCATATAATGGTATAGTTGCAAACGCAAATGAACAGTATATAATCGTAATGGCGTGTGATGATGCGGTAAGAATAGATTGTTTCATAAAAGTTATGAAAAAATACAGCCCGATTCAGATTGTTCGTGGCGGTTCAGTTTTAATGGAGATGTAA
- a CDS encoding acetolactate synthase large subunit, whose amino-acid sequence MKEITGSQMIIEALHLEDVKVVFGYPGGAALNIYDEIYKQNYFKHILVRHEQAAVVAADGYARATGKVGVAVVTSGPGITNALTGIANAYMDSIPIIIISGQVSSNLIGTDAFQEIDAIGMSRPCVKHNFLVKNIQDLPRILKEAFYIAKSGRPGPVHIDITKDVTAATAVFKYPSSINMLTYKPTYKGHLGQIKKAVELILDAKKPLFYIGGGVVSSNASELVRELVEFTNIPAVETIMALGVLSCEDKNFIKMAGMHGSYAANMALSECDLLICLGARFDDRITGNTKEFAKYATIIHIDIDPSSISKIIHAHYPIVGDINMVVTQLLEELKKEKIKSFKDWHNTIKTYDKLHPLTYKDSKDSIKPQWVIEESAKILGDNVIVSTDVGQHQMWVAQFYPFKKPRKLLTSGGLGTMGYGFPAAIGAKVAFKDAIVVNFSGDGSILMNIQELATANEYGIPVINIILNNGFLGMVRQWQSMFYEERFSSTDLKNLAPDFVKLVQAFGGKGYKCESKDEFRQALKDAVKSNKVCIIDVSVDRFEDVLPMVPAGGAIYNMILE is encoded by the coding sequence GTGAAAGAGATAACAGGCTCGCAAATGATAATAGAAGCTTTGCATTTAGAAGATGTAAAAGTTGTGTTTGGATATCCTGGCGGTGCTGCACTAAACATTTATGATGAAATTTATAAACAAAATTATTTTAAGCATATTTTAGTAAGGCACGAACAAGCAGCTGTTGTGGCTGCAGATGGTTATGCAAGAGCAACCGGTAAAGTTGGAGTTGCAGTTGTAACAAGTGGTCCTGGCATTACAAATGCACTTACTGGCATTGCGAATGCATATATGGATTCTATACCTATAATTATAATAAGTGGTCAAGTTAGTTCAAATTTAATAGGCACTGATGCTTTTCAAGAAATAGATGCTATTGGGATGAGCAGACCTTGTGTAAAACATAATTTTCTTGTAAAAAATATACAAGATTTACCTAGAATATTAAAAGAAGCTTTTTATATAGCAAAAAGCGGTAGACCAGGACCTGTTCATATTGATATTACAAAAGATGTAACGGCTGCAACAGCAGTTTTTAAATATCCATCGTCTATAAATATGTTAACATATAAACCTACTTATAAGGGACATTTAGGACAGATAAAAAAAGCCGTAGAATTGATACTTGATGCAAAAAAACCGCTATTTTACATAGGTGGCGGTGTGGTTAGTTCAAATGCAAGTGAGCTTGTGAGAGAACTTGTTGAGTTTACAAATATACCAGCAGTTGAGACTATAATGGCACTTGGTGTTTTAAGCTGTGAAGATAAAAATTTTATCAAAATGGCTGGAATGCATGGAAGTTACGCAGCAAATATGGCTTTAAGCGAATGTGATTTGTTAATTTGTCTTGGAGCTAGATTTGATGATAGAATCACTGGAAACACAAAAGAATTTGCAAAATATGCAACAATTATCCATATAGATATAGATCCAAGTTCTATTTCTAAGATTATTCATGCTCATTATCCAATAGTTGGGGATATAAATATGGTTGTTACACAACTACTTGAAGAGCTTAAAAAAGAAAAAATAAAGAGTTTTAAAGATTGGCATAATACTATAAAAACTTATGATAAATTGCATCCTTTGACATATAAAGACAGCAAAGATTCTATAAAACCACAATGGGTTATAGAAGAGAGTGCTAAGATACTTGGAGATAATGTTATTGTCTCAACAGATGTTGGTCAACACCAGATGTGGGTTGCACAATTTTATCCTTTTAAAAAGCCAAGAAAACTTCTAACAAGCGGCGGACTTGGAACTATGGGGTATGGTTTTCCTGCTGCAATTGGTGCAAAAGTTGCATTTAAAGACGCTATTGTTGTAAATTTCAGTGGAGATGGATCTATTTTGATGAATATTCAAGAGCTTGCAACTGCAAATGAGTATGGTATTCCTGTTATAAATATCATTTTAAATAATGGCTTTTTGGGTATGGTTAGGCAGTGGCAAAGTATGTTTTATGAAGAGCGTTTTTCATCAACAGATTTAAAAAATTTAGCTCCTGATTTTGTTAAATTGGTACAAGCTTTTGGCGGAAAAGGCTATAAATGTGAGAGTAAAGATGAGTTTAGACAAGCTTTAAAAGATGCTGTGAAGTCAAATAAAGTATGCATTATAGATGTTAGCGTAGATAGATTTGAAGATGTTTTACCTATGGTTCCAGCTGGCGGTGCAATTTATAATATGATACTAGAATAG
- a CDS encoding tetratricopeptide repeat protein encodes MHRYFMIIFVLLSLTYAKNDENLTKNALDFFNAGEYDKAKKLFELQCNKNDAWACLNLGSIYKEADGVEMDLSKSMNYFEKACDLGDSTACVFVGFYYDKALGVTQNYKAAFKYYKKACELKNAVGCDNTGMMFESGDGTNKNDIQALKYYKLSCEYGSFEGCANAGYMYENSENYDIDEAIKFYSIACKNDIEFACRNVAKIFVDKKEYSKAKDALERTGEFGN; translated from the coding sequence ATGCATAGATACTTTATGATAATATTTGTATTATTAAGCTTAACATATGCAAAAAATGATGAAAATTTAACCAAAAATGCTCTTGATTTTTTTAATGCAGGAGAATACGATAAAGCAAAAAAACTTTTTGAATTACAATGCAACAAAAACGATGCTTGGGCATGTTTAAATTTAGGAAGTATATATAAAGAAGCAGATGGAGTTGAGATGGATTTAAGCAAAAGTATGAATTACTTTGAAAAAGCTTGTGATTTAGGCGATAGTACTGCGTGTGTTTTTGTTGGCTTTTATTATGACAAAGCTTTGGGTGTAACACAAAACTACAAAGCAGCATTTAAATACTATAAAAAAGCTTGTGAGCTTAAAAATGCAGTAGGATGTGATAATACAGGCATGATGTTTGAAAGTGGAGATGGCACAAACAAAAACGATATACAAGCTTTAAAATATTATAAACTTTCATGTGAATATGGTAGTTTTGAAGGATGTGCAAACGCCGGTTATATGTATGAAAATAGCGAAAATTATGATATAGACGAAGCTATTAAATTTTATTCTATTGCTTGTAAAAATGACATAGAATTTGCTTGTAGAAATGTAGCAAAAATATTTGTTGATAAAAAAGAATACAGCAAAGCAAAAGATGCGCTAGAAAGGACTGGAGAATTTGGCAACTAA
- the flgH gene encoding flagellar basal body L-ring protein FlgH: MKKNLILFFILTLILSGCTYTVDPKISMEPPVYVEQLPPKQAGNEIQHAGSLFGRGENPIFSDRKAMNVNDLVTVVISEKTNQSSNGKKTTSKNSTTALSGGIITAGSPLSRVTDQINKFGNIGFKGGSETAYSGDGTNTRTEAFNTTISARIVKVLNNGNYFIEGNRELLINGEKQIIQLSGVIRPYDISSNNEIDSRYIADAKISYKTEGDINKAITKPWGTKLLEGIWPF; this comes from the coding sequence ATGAAAAAAAATCTAATTTTATTTTTTATCTTAACTCTTATATTATCAGGGTGTACATATACGGTTGATCCAAAAATATCTATGGAACCGCCTGTTTATGTAGAGCAATTACCTCCAAAACAAGCAGGCAATGAGATACAGCATGCTGGAAGTCTTTTTGGAAGAGGGGAAAATCCAATTTTTTCAGATAGAAAAGCTATGAATGTAAATGATTTGGTTACAGTTGTAATAAGTGAAAAAACAAATCAAAGCTCAAATGGTAAAAAAACTACTTCAAAAAACTCCACAACAGCATTATCTGGTGGAATTATAACTGCAGGTTCGCCATTATCTAGAGTAACAGATCAAATAAATAAATTTGGAAATATAGGTTTTAAAGGCGGTAGTGAAACTGCTTATAGCGGTGATGGGACAAATACTCGAACAGAAGCATTTAACACAACCATATCAGCAAGAATAGTAAAAGTTTTAAATAATGGAAATTATTTTATAGAAGGAAATAGAGAATTACTAATAAATGGCGAAAAGCAGATTATACAGCTTAGTGGCGTTATAAGACCTTATGATATATCAAGCAACAATGAGATTGATTCAAGGTATATTGCTGATGCTAAAATTTCTTATAAAACAGAAGGCGATATAAATAAAGCGATAACAAAACCTTGGGGAACAAAGCTTTTAGAGGGAATTTGGCCATTTTAG